Proteins co-encoded in one Gossypium arboreum isolate Shixiya-1 chromosome 11, ASM2569848v2, whole genome shotgun sequence genomic window:
- the LOC108466163 gene encoding uncharacterized protein LOC108466163: MPKSEQSDSATPNPQTAAAMEQPAEESSNRLPSYVFARTTTAGPTDWSMCSSESLFSIQMGNMSYTREQLNWMSKSGEHNYSHNLTPPETPDNNQITAEITEQRSDSKEGSNGVIEANAAETMEKESQHKDNVPQDLPHSTSVSRNSDASLKSFAFPILTGEADKNGTEAPCTKNKNQPSLPSTPETIPEIPSETASKQQTPPESPKVEAESPKEASESPKETPKSPAPNAPKSGGPRKWFGCFSCCSSGS, translated from the exons ATGCCGAAAAGCGAACAATCTGATTCAGCCACACCAAATCCTCAAACAGCGGCAGCTATGGAACAACCTGCTGAAGAATCATCAAATAGGCTTCCATCATATGTCTTCGCTAGAACAACCACTGCAGGTCCTACGGACTGGAGCATGTGTTCCAGTGAATCATTGTTTAGTATTCAAATGGGGAACATGAGTTACACAAGGGAGCAACTGAATTGGATGTCGAAATCGGGCGAGCATAATTACAGTCACAATCTCACACCACCAGAAACTCCGGATAATAATCAGATAACAGCCGAAATTACTGAGCAACGAAGTGACTCAAAGGAGGGCAGCAATGGAGTTATCGAAGCAAATGCGGCTGAAACAATGGAGAAAGAATCTCAACATAAGGACAATGTTCCTCAAGACCTACCTCATTCCACTAGTGTGTCCCGAAATTCGGACGCAAGTCTCAAATCCTTTGCCTTCCCTAT ATTGACAGGGGAAGCAGATAAAAATGGAACAGAGGCGCCATGTACAAAGAACAAAAACCAACCATCACTGCCCTCCACCCCTGAAACAATCCCTGAGATACCATCAGAAACAGCTAGTAAACAACAGACACCGCCTGAGAGCCCTAAGGTAGAAGCAGAGAGCCCTAAAGAAGCCTCAGAAAGCCCTAAGGAAACCCCAAAGTCTCCGGCACCTAATGCACCCAAAAGCGGAGGTCCAAGAAAATGGTTCGGATGCTTCTCTTGTTGCTCTTCGGGTTCTTGA
- the LOC108467211 gene encoding nuclear transport factor 2-like isoform X3, producing the protein MAMQEGSPADTHTPSAQVVGNAFVEQYYHILHQSPNLVHRFYQDLSCLSRPDMFGNMTTVTTMQAINEKVLSLNYQDYTAEIKTADAQDSFEKGVIVVVTGCLTGKDNIRRKFTQTFFLAPQDKGYFVLNDIFRYIEDDELQNTIPVNGVSEQASTSILTSEPEPSNDHPVEDPLTYPEDEDINNGAEVCDPSDEEEGSVIEEEVVEPQKVVNQNESVVVDDSTPAVLEDAPKKSYASIVKVMKSTAPPTLVNVTTRYARVVPAEQRSNVSAKPAPVAPIVAVPNSDNAPESSNENEEAEGHSIYVRNLPYNATPAQLEEAFKKFGPIKRNGIQVRSNKQGFTFGFVEFETPSSVQSALEASPITIGDRQAAVEEKRTSTRVGSSGRARYTSGKGGFRSDSFRGRGNFSGGRGGGYGRNEFRNQGEFSGRSKGPDGRNGDSYQRANQNGRGGRQV; encoded by the exons ATGGCCATGCAGGAAGGAAGTCCTGCTGACACTCATACTCCCAGTGCTCAAGTCGTTGGAAATGCTTTTGTGGAGCAGTATTACCATATTCTTCACCAATCACCGAATCTGGTGCACAGATTTTATCAAGATTTAAGTTGTTTAAGTCGGCCAGATATGTTCGGCAACATGACTACAGTAACAACAATGCAA GCAATTAATGAGAAGGTACTATCGCTGAATTACCAGGACTATACAGCCGAGATAAAAACTGCAGATGCTCAGGACTCTTTTGAGAAAGGGGTCATTGTAGTGGTAACTGGATGCTTAACAGGGAAAGATAATATTAGAAGGAAGTTCACTCAAACCTTCTTTCTAGCTCCACAAGACAAAGGCTACTTTGTCTTAAATGATATTTTCAGGTACATTGAAGACGACGAGTTGCAGAACACTATTCCAGTTAATGGCGTCAGCGAACAGGCTTCAACATCTATCTTGACATCTGAACCAG AGCCCTCTAATGACCACCCTGTGGAGGACCCATTAACTTATCCTGAGGACGAAGATATTAATAATGGTGCTGAAGTTTGTGACCCCTCAGATGAGGAGGAAGGTTCAGTAATTGAAGAAGAGGTTGTTGAGCCTCAAAAAGTTGTCAATCAGAATGAGAGTGTTGTGGTTGATGATTCAACTCCTGCAGTTCTAGAAGATGCTCCAAAGAAATCCTATGCATCAATT GTCAAAGTGATGAAAAGTACTGCACCACCTACTCTGGTCAATGTTACTACCAGATATGCAAGGGTGGTACCTGCAGAGCAACGATCAAATGTTTCTGCAAAACCTGCTCCTGTAGCACCAATAGTAGCAGTACCTAATAGTGATAATGCACCTGAAAGTAGCAATGAAAATGAGGAAG CTGAAGGACACTCCATATATGTACGGAATTTACCTTATAATGCAACACCTGCACAACTTGAAGAGGCATTCAAAAAATTTGGACCTATTAAGCGCAATGGCATCCAAGTCAGAAGTAACAAG CAGGGGTTCACTTTTGGTTTTGTTGAATTTGAGACTCCGAGTTCAGTGCAGAGTGCACTTGAG GCTTCACCGATCACAATTGGGGATCGGCAAGCTGCTGTGGAAGAAAAGAGGACAAGTACTCGAg TTGGTAGCAGTGGGAGAGCAAGGTATACATCAGGTAAAGGTGGGTTTCGGAGTGACAGTTTCCGTGGTCGAGGGAACTTCAGCGGTGGCCGAGGAGGAGGCTATGGCAGGAATGAATTCAGAAACCAGGGTGAGTTTTCAGGACGATCAAAAGGTCCGGATGGACGGAATGGAGACAGTTATCAGCGGGCTAATCAGAATGGAAGGGGTGGCCGTCAAG TATAA
- the LOC108467211 gene encoding nuclear transport factor 2-like isoform X2: protein MAMQEGSPADTHTPSAQVVGNAFVEQYYHILHQSPNLVHRFYQDLSCLSRPDMFGNMTTVTTMQAINEKVLSLNYQDYTAEIKTADAQDSFEKGVIVVVTGCLTGKDNIRRKFTQTFFLAPQDKGYFVLNDIFRYIEDDELQNTIPVNGVSEQASTSILTSEPEPSNDHPVEDPLTYPEDEDINNGAEVCDPSDEEEGSVIEEEVVEPQKVVNQNESVVVDDSTPAVLEDAPKKSYASIVKVMKSTAPPTLVNVTTRYARVVPAEQRSNVSAKPAPVAPIVAVPNSDNAPESSNENEEAEGHSIYVRNLPYNATPAQLEEAFKKFGPIKRNGIQVRSNKGFTFGFVEFETPSSVQSALEASPITIGDRQAAVEEKRTSTRVGSSGRARYTSGKGGFRSDSFRGRGNFSGGRGGGYGRNEFRNQGEFSGRSKGPDGRNGDSYQRANQNGRGGRQGVAPKP, encoded by the exons ATGGCCATGCAGGAAGGAAGTCCTGCTGACACTCATACTCCCAGTGCTCAAGTCGTTGGAAATGCTTTTGTGGAGCAGTATTACCATATTCTTCACCAATCACCGAATCTGGTGCACAGATTTTATCAAGATTTAAGTTGTTTAAGTCGGCCAGATATGTTCGGCAACATGACTACAGTAACAACAATGCAA GCAATTAATGAGAAGGTACTATCGCTGAATTACCAGGACTATACAGCCGAGATAAAAACTGCAGATGCTCAGGACTCTTTTGAGAAAGGGGTCATTGTAGTGGTAACTGGATGCTTAACAGGGAAAGATAATATTAGAAGGAAGTTCACTCAAACCTTCTTTCTAGCTCCACAAGACAAAGGCTACTTTGTCTTAAATGATATTTTCAGGTACATTGAAGACGACGAGTTGCAGAACACTATTCCAGTTAATGGCGTCAGCGAACAGGCTTCAACATCTATCTTGACATCTGAACCAG AGCCCTCTAATGACCACCCTGTGGAGGACCCATTAACTTATCCTGAGGACGAAGATATTAATAATGGTGCTGAAGTTTGTGACCCCTCAGATGAGGAGGAAGGTTCAGTAATTGAAGAAGAGGTTGTTGAGCCTCAAAAAGTTGTCAATCAGAATGAGAGTGTTGTGGTTGATGATTCAACTCCTGCAGTTCTAGAAGATGCTCCAAAGAAATCCTATGCATCAATT GTCAAAGTGATGAAAAGTACTGCACCACCTACTCTGGTCAATGTTACTACCAGATATGCAAGGGTGGTACCTGCAGAGCAACGATCAAATGTTTCTGCAAAACCTGCTCCTGTAGCACCAATAGTAGCAGTACCTAATAGTGATAATGCACCTGAAAGTAGCAATGAAAATGAGGAAG CTGAAGGACACTCCATATATGTACGGAATTTACCTTATAATGCAACACCTGCACAACTTGAAGAGGCATTCAAAAAATTTGGACCTATTAAGCGCAATGGCATCCAAGTCAGAAGTAACAAG GGGTTCACTTTTGGTTTTGTTGAATTTGAGACTCCGAGTTCAGTGCAGAGTGCACTTGAG GCTTCACCGATCACAATTGGGGATCGGCAAGCTGCTGTGGAAGAAAAGAGGACAAGTACTCGAg TTGGTAGCAGTGGGAGAGCAAGGTATACATCAGGTAAAGGTGGGTTTCGGAGTGACAGTTTCCGTGGTCGAGGGAACTTCAGCGGTGGCCGAGGAGGAGGCTATGGCAGGAATGAATTCAGAAACCAGGGTGAGTTTTCAGGACGATCAAAAGGTCCGGATGGACGGAATGGAGACAGTTATCAGCGGGCTAATCAGAATGGAAGGGGTGGCCGTCAAGGTGTGGCCCCTAAACCGTAA
- the LOC108467211 gene encoding nuclear transport factor 2-like isoform X1 yields MAMQEGSPADTHTPSAQVVGNAFVEQYYHILHQSPNLVHRFYQDLSCLSRPDMFGNMTTVTTMQAINEKVLSLNYQDYTAEIKTADAQDSFEKGVIVVVTGCLTGKDNIRRKFTQTFFLAPQDKGYFVLNDIFRYIEDDELQNTIPVNGVSEQASTSILTSEPEPSNDHPVEDPLTYPEDEDINNGAEVCDPSDEEEGSVIEEEVVEPQKVVNQNESVVVDDSTPAVLEDAPKKSYASIVKVMKSTAPPTLVNVTTRYARVVPAEQRSNVSAKPAPVAPIVAVPNSDNAPESSNENEEAEGHSIYVRNLPYNATPAQLEEAFKKFGPIKRNGIQVRSNKQGFTFGFVEFETPSSVQSALEASPITIGDRQAAVEEKRTSTRVGSSGRARYTSGKGGFRSDSFRGRGNFSGGRGGGYGRNEFRNQGEFSGRSKGPDGRNGDSYQRANQNGRGGRQGVAPKP; encoded by the exons ATGGCCATGCAGGAAGGAAGTCCTGCTGACACTCATACTCCCAGTGCTCAAGTCGTTGGAAATGCTTTTGTGGAGCAGTATTACCATATTCTTCACCAATCACCGAATCTGGTGCACAGATTTTATCAAGATTTAAGTTGTTTAAGTCGGCCAGATATGTTCGGCAACATGACTACAGTAACAACAATGCAA GCAATTAATGAGAAGGTACTATCGCTGAATTACCAGGACTATACAGCCGAGATAAAAACTGCAGATGCTCAGGACTCTTTTGAGAAAGGGGTCATTGTAGTGGTAACTGGATGCTTAACAGGGAAAGATAATATTAGAAGGAAGTTCACTCAAACCTTCTTTCTAGCTCCACAAGACAAAGGCTACTTTGTCTTAAATGATATTTTCAGGTACATTGAAGACGACGAGTTGCAGAACACTATTCCAGTTAATGGCGTCAGCGAACAGGCTTCAACATCTATCTTGACATCTGAACCAG AGCCCTCTAATGACCACCCTGTGGAGGACCCATTAACTTATCCTGAGGACGAAGATATTAATAATGGTGCTGAAGTTTGTGACCCCTCAGATGAGGAGGAAGGTTCAGTAATTGAAGAAGAGGTTGTTGAGCCTCAAAAAGTTGTCAATCAGAATGAGAGTGTTGTGGTTGATGATTCAACTCCTGCAGTTCTAGAAGATGCTCCAAAGAAATCCTATGCATCAATT GTCAAAGTGATGAAAAGTACTGCACCACCTACTCTGGTCAATGTTACTACCAGATATGCAAGGGTGGTACCTGCAGAGCAACGATCAAATGTTTCTGCAAAACCTGCTCCTGTAGCACCAATAGTAGCAGTACCTAATAGTGATAATGCACCTGAAAGTAGCAATGAAAATGAGGAAG CTGAAGGACACTCCATATATGTACGGAATTTACCTTATAATGCAACACCTGCACAACTTGAAGAGGCATTCAAAAAATTTGGACCTATTAAGCGCAATGGCATCCAAGTCAGAAGTAACAAG CAGGGGTTCACTTTTGGTTTTGTTGAATTTGAGACTCCGAGTTCAGTGCAGAGTGCACTTGAG GCTTCACCGATCACAATTGGGGATCGGCAAGCTGCTGTGGAAGAAAAGAGGACAAGTACTCGAg TTGGTAGCAGTGGGAGAGCAAGGTATACATCAGGTAAAGGTGGGTTTCGGAGTGACAGTTTCCGTGGTCGAGGGAACTTCAGCGGTGGCCGAGGAGGAGGCTATGGCAGGAATGAATTCAGAAACCAGGGTGAGTTTTCAGGACGATCAAAAGGTCCGGATGGACGGAATGGAGACAGTTATCAGCGGGCTAATCAGAATGGAAGGGGTGGCCGTCAAGGTGTGGCCCCTAAACCGTAA